TGCGTCGAATCCTGttccaccgcagcagccgctgccgccgctgccgtccctctctctcataGGTACCTAACTTCTCTTCTTTTATCTTACTTTACTATTTCgagctgcgtgtgcgcgtgtgcagtcACTTACCTGCGAAGTGACTCGGCTGCCTGAGCCgtcccgccgccaccgccgccaccgccaccgccatcgctcgtccctcttctctccccaaCACGCTCCCTACGTTGAGGGGGGGACTCAGTGGACCGacagagcgagcgaggcaGTGAGAGCCACacaagacgcacacacgcacacacagagcgtgcgcgtggtgtCACACGCATCATAAAAATTTTGATTGCCACTACTGCTGTTTTGGGTGCTGGTTTCTGCACGAGGGAACATCACCAGTGACGTCCTAAGAAGTTGTCGCGCGCCCGCTCGCACAGCTATCaaaccccctcctccctcccctcacgcTCAGGATCTAGCGTCCATCTCTGCTTGTCCTCGGCTTGCctcgtctgtgcgtgcgtgtgtatgtaaGGGCAAAGATGGTGCGCGAAACGGAGCTGTACGAGGTGCTGAACGTGTCGGTTGAGGCCGACGAGCACGAGATAAAGCGGTCCTATCGCCGGCTGGCCCTTAAGTACCATCCCGACAAGAACACCGGCGATGAGGCCGCGGCGGACATGTTCAAGAAGGTGAGCAACGCCTACGAGGTGCTCAGCGACCCCGAGAAGCGGCAGGTGTACGACAAGTACGGCAAGGAAGGACTAGAAAGGGGGATgggcgagggtggcggcTTCCATGATGCGACGGACATCTTCTCCATGTTCttcggcggaggcgcgcggGAGCGCGGGGAGCCAAAGCCGAAGGACATCGTCCACGAGCTCGAGGTGAAACTGGATGACCTGTACAACGGCGCCACGAAGAAAGTGATGATCTCGCGTAACCGCTTCTGCGGTACCTGCGAGGGCAGCGGACTGAAGCCCGGCGGCAAGCGCACCACCTGCGCCCAGTGCCGCGGtcgcggtgtgctgctgcgcacccaGCAGGTCTTCCCCGGGTTCCATCATCAGGTGCAGATGCACTGCCCTGCCTGTGGTGGCGAGGGCGAAATCGTCGCGGCCTCTGACCTCTGCaccggctgccgcggcaagCGCGCAGTACGCGAGAAGAGTGTGCTGGAGGTGCACATTGACCGTGGCGCCTCCAAGTCGGACCATTTTACCTTCACCGGCGAGGGCAATCAGGAGCCCGGGATCCGCCTGTCTGGCGACGTGCTTGTCTTCTTGAGGGTGCGCCCGCATCCCGTCTTCCACCGCATAAACGACCATCTCATGATGCGCTCCTCCATTACCCTGCAGGAGGCACTATGCGGGTTCGAGGTGCCTATCGAGCATCTCGACGGTCGCCAGCTTGTCATCAAGACGTCGCCCGGGCAGGTGGTGCACAGCGAGAGTGCCTGGAGCGTGTACAATGAAGGCATGCCGGTAAAGGGCACTGGTGGTCTGCAGAAGGGCAGACTGTTCATCTACTTCGATGTCGAGTGGCCAGAGACGCTGCCGAAGGAACAGATCGGCAAGATCGTGACTGCCTTGAACGTGCCGGAGAAGCCCGGCAAGCTGGGCGGGCATGTGGTGGAACTGACTGAGTACAAGGCCGCCGGCAAGTTCAAGGGCGGCAAGAATGGGAAGCGCGGTGGTGCAACGGGGTCGCGGTCTGCCGGCGCCGGCCGTGGGCGTGGGGCGGCACGGGGCAGCCAGGTGtacgccgaggaggacgaatTCGAGGATGTCACGGACGACGATGAcaacgagcagcagcagcagcagtactTTCGCGCAGGCCCTCAAGGCTTCAACGGCAACACGCAGACCGTAGAGTGCGCACAGCAGTAGTAGAGAGCAGATGACCGCAAGCTCGAGGGTCaaggtgcgcatgcgcatgtgtgtgcgtgtgcgaatAAACTCAGACGTGACGTGGTCCTGTGCTCTGTCATGGACTCGCTCTCCTCTacgcacccccccccacccacacacccctcctcccgatatacacacacaaaccgCGGCGtcacgggggggggggccttcctcccccctgctCCACACTCTGTCCATTCCCTGTTATCAAtactgtgtgcgtgtgcgtgcgttgttCGGTTATCCATGCTCTctatgtctctctctcgccttcttctcttcGCCATAATGTCCCCTCCATAACAAAACCGCCCGAAGACAACCGCCTCAGTGCCGATTGGCGTGCAGGCGTGCAGGATGGCAAAAGGCAAAGCTGCCTCGgcactcccccacacccTCATCCttctgcagccgcacacacccacacccacatcCGCCTACGAACTCgtggcgcacgcgtgtgGGTCTCAGGGAGGACGAGAGTGCCGATGCCGATAGTCGTGCGAGAAGGGAGCGATggttggggggagggcgctACCTCCTCAGCCTCTCACTCTCCCCTCTCGCTGCTTCTCGTCCACGACGTGTGTCGTGGCCGATACAATTCACGCGTGTCAGCAAGAAGTCATCCATCTGAGCCTAACGCTCACAGCTTCTTCTGCCTGCTCTGttctcccctcctctacTGTCTCTACCGCACCCATCCTACGCGTTGCCTGTGAGGACGTGTGTTAGCCGCGCACACCCCTCACACATGTGCGCCCCATCTCATCTTTCGACCTCCCCCTTCGTcagcgcccctcccccctctcttctcctctcctccccgtcgTCAGAGACAAGGTGTGTGCAGGCGGGGCGTGGTTTGCTGCACGTGGGCTGCATCATCGCTCACAAGCagccccacacgcacacgtacacactCAAGCAGGGTTGGGGAAAGGGGGCTCGAGTGTATCGTccttgtcgccgtcgtggtggtgcCACTGTCGAACGCACTCGCCGCATCTTtaggtgcgtgcgtgcgtgtgtcggtgcaggaggaggaggaggaggaagaggaaggaggGCATAGCTCTCTCGTTATACTTGACGTATTCGATATCGCCCGAGACTGTCATCTGTACACAGCGTCCACCACGCCATTCGTGAGGGTCTCTTGCACATTTCTCTTCTCTGTCCTCTCCTCCTATCACGTCACGTACGCCGTcgcaccacacacgcccacacgaCATGGCTTCGATGCTGACGAGACAGGCGCTGTGGGTGCCAGTGGTGAAGCACAACCCGGCGTTTGTCGAGAACGTGCACAAGCTGCTCCAAGCGAGCCCCATCGCCTCTCttaccgccgccgccatcaggctaaagctggaggaggtgcaagTCGCGCTGGAGCCAGACGCGTGGCACCCTGACAAGATGATCGCGTCCATGATGGCATTCCCAGTACAGAtctcggctgctgcgtgtgACTACAtgctcgagcagcagcagcgacagcagccgaAACCGCGAGAGCTTGCTTTCGGGTTCGCGATTTCCATCTGTGACTCGTGCAACACGCTTCATGTGATGGAGCGGCTTCTGCCAGCGTCCAACCGGCACGTGTCTGTCAACATGCAGACCCACTGCATGCGCAACCTccgggaagaggagaaggtggtggtggtgagcacCATCGACAAGATGGGCAAGCGGCTCGTGTACTGCAAGACGGACTATTTCGTtgaggcgacggcgccagtgccagaggaggtggtgcagcgcgagagGAGCGTCAAGACGCTGGCAGAGTTGCGTGCAGCGCTGATGCACTACGAGAAGGCGGTGTCGGGGGCACATGTCAAGTCCATTATCTCAGCGAGCAAGCCCGGATAACGTGGGCGGCGTCTCCGTCGCTCACCGAtacatctcctcctctcttccgggcgatgcacgcacacgcgcacctgcacagAATCGGTCGGTGGGTTGATTGGTCGAGGCAGGATGGCTAGTATTCGCTCCATCCCGTGCTGGATGAAGGCGCACGATTTCGTGAGTGCGGCGTTTCCTTAGCGTGTGCTACATCATCTTCGTGGACAAGCGCGATCAGTAGGGGGTGGGCCTTCCACACGCTTAGTGACCACCCTGTTCACGTTGTGCCCCGAGGCCGACGTCGTTAAcccggcgccgctgtgcatAGCGAAGGAtgccacggcggtgctgatggGCCGGAtagcctcttcctctgcagTGTGGCCGCACCTATCTTTCCATACCGCGCATCGTGTACACGAgcgtcgacgacgtcgagccgccgctgctaccAGCCATGTAAAGTCCAGCGTTCCGACGAGAACACCACATAACGCGCGGACAGAGGGACAGAGGTAAATCACAGGCGCATACGTGCGGTGAGAGGGTTTGGCCTGTGTCGTCCACCATTCGCGCGCTCCCGTGCAGCCTCCCtcgcgacacacacacacacagggagagaggcgggtgCGAGGgccttcctccccccgcgcCTCCTGTCCGCCCTCCGTCACTCCTGACTCCTGCACAGTCGCGCGGAGCATTTTGGGGGTGGATGCGGGGATGGTGGATGGgacgcctcgctgccgccattgCACGGCGCTTCCTCCCCCGTCTATGATGGCCTTTCTTTTCGAGCAACCTTCGCCCTCACTGTTCCCCATCATTTTTCCATCCTCAGCTGACCACCTCACACACGccgccctccgtctctcgctgtctgcgtggagggagagcgagaccTCCTACGGGACACCACAAGGCCGAGTTACCGCCGCAGCCCTCCGCGGCATCCGCTTGTCTTCCCCCCTCGACATAGACGTCACCATCATCACCATGGCGAAGAAGAGAAATGTACGCAACGCATCTGTCTCCGCTGCCACCAcggacggtggcgccgccccTGCCGACGGTCGCCTCCGGCCTGTCTTCGCCGCATCGTcgcgcaccgccacagcggaggaggcgctgcatgCTGCACTGGAACAGCTCGACTCCAtcgcgcaggaggcgcacgtgtacacgcagcagcagaaggcggCCGCACTGaacagcgctgcggcggaggcgacgtcACCGCCTTTCAAGCGCGTGCGCGACGACCCGGCGGGCGGCACGGCGCGCCTGACCGCCTCCACTGCAGCCAAGGGCAGTCGCCTTGACGTCTTCGCCGCCATGTCCGCCTTGCAATACCAAGCCCTctgtgcagcggtggcggcctaCGGGCTGCAACTCCTGCCGTCACTGGAAGAGATTCTCAAGCGGGTGGCGCTGGCCGTGCTGACGCCGTGGCTATCCACCCCAGAGGCGTGGGAAACACTGGCGATGCTGTGCACCACGTaccgcgccggcgccgcccacGCCTTGACTGAGCTCCTGGAGAGCCTCCTGCGGGAGCCTGGGGTGCTCCTGCTGGATGCGCCACAGCTCGTGCCGGCGTGGTACGCAGAGGCTGTTGTGCACGTCCTGCCTTCGGCGATGGCGTCGAacgcggccaccgcagcccTGGGCGGCTTGCTGACACTCGCCGAGgaccagcagctgcgagaAGAGTCGGCCGAGTCTGTCCAGCAGGCAATGCCCATCCATACTGAAAGGACGGCTCGGAAGCTGCGTGCGCTAGTGGACATGCTCTACGCGGCTGGCGGGTATGTGCCGACGGCTACCTTGCAGCAGATGGCGCTTCGGCACgcgatggaggtggtggagggcggCGTACTGCCCTGCTACCTCAGTGAGCAGGAGTACAGCGAGGCCTTCAACACAGTCTCCACGTTTCcggggacggcggcggcggcttcgtcgtcgtcctttGTAGGCGCTGGAGCGACGGCGGGGGATTCGaccggcgcggcggtgctgcgctggagtGTGCCGGCAGCCTGGCATGCAGTTAGTCTGCAGTTGCTCGAAGCTTTTCTTTTCACGTGCCGTCCCGGACTcccggcgcagctgctggtgacgacgacgcgcgcCATCAACGTCCTCGCCGCGCGCCTGCATCGCGGAGTACCGCTGCTGAGCACATTGCAGGATCCGAATTCGACGGCCGATCCCAGCCAAGATGGGGGCAAGAAGACCATGTCGGTGGCGTTGCCGCTCCTTCCCGTGACGGCCGCGGTCggggctgcggtggtgcgcctCGGTCACGTTCTGCAACTTCTCCGTCATCCCGTCGTCCTGCCGCCGCTCCAGCCGGCGCAGTTGGTGGTAGAGAAGGCGAAGCGGCGCACATTTATGTTGACAGAGCCCcctgcagcgacggtggcTGCACCGAGTGCGCGcgtgacgacgccgccgccgcaacagcagcagctgcggcctgTCGCGCCGACCGTTGCAGCACCCGCCGTAGTACCTGCACCAGCTGCATCTTTGCCTCGCACGTCAGCGCCAAAGCCCACACCGCCGGTGGAGGTTCgaccagcgccgcagcctgTAAAGCCGGCGCCACCCCCGCAACCGCCCGCCGTTGTGGacagcaccgacgacgacatCCCTGACATCGTGATGGACGACTAAGTCGGGGCGGGCCTGTCGCCGACCAGAGAAGCCGGCAGGCAGAGAGCCgtcccgtgtgtgtgtgtgtgtgtgtgtgtgtgtgtgtcgatgcAGCCGAGGGTAAGTCAGGGGGGAAGGTTCGCCAGACACTCTAAGTTCGACATGTAAGCTGGGCCCACGCATCGTAAAAAGGCTTTGTGTGGCACGCCGCCACTAACGCGAACGAGTAACGCTACACCTGTCACGTCCACatgcctcccctcccccaccaccgaccccctgtgtgcatgtctgGAGAAGAGCGAAGGAACACACGGCGCAGAACGTCTGGGGCACACAATTTGGGATGATATGCGAGGATGCCGCATGTCTTGTGGAAGGGTAGAAagcccccacacacacactcactccACACCCGagccgcgtgtgcctgtgcctcgCCAGCTCAGCAGATGGCCATCGGTGCGTTCATTTTCTCAGCACTGGATGCATTCCGTCATGCAGTCTCGCCACTCTTTTCAATTCTCGTGGCTCCTCGTAATATCCTCGATTGGCGTGTGCACACCCCgcaccacgcgcagcacgcggccACCGGCCCCCTCGCCCCactcccacacacgcacacgcacacgcacacacctcctcGTCGGGGCTCTTCTTTCTTCGCCTTCGTCTTCCTTGGCATTCATAGACGGAACGGTCGAGTTCGtcatgctgcgccgcgtcgcctacacgttgctgccgcgcgaCCCGCAGGAGGTGCGGCTCCTCCACCACACCAGTGGTGGCGTCGTCATCGCAGCCGTGCGCTACAGGAAAttgtcgtcgccgctgttcTTCACAGTTGTcgagatggcggcgccgaacgagcacgcgctgccgctgcgcgtggtgcACGTCCGGGTGCCGCGccccgccgcggtggtgagCGCCAttgcgctggtgcgcagcgcagacggcgcggaTATCTACGTGGTTGTGCAGGCCGCTGAGAAGACGGACGCCGAAGCCGCTCCAGCCCCCGTCACGTCGTACGTCTACCGCCGCCAGATAGTTGccagcgacgaggatgacgacggcgacaagACGCACGACTACGCCGTCGAGGACGATGTGGTATCCTCCTCTGCGGCATCGGCGGTGTCAGCCGCCACGCGAGTGCGCTAtcagcggctgccgcgcgcgttcgccagcgccagcgcggccaCCTGGACTGCTGTGGCTGCCTTCAACCCCAGTGAGAACATGCTGACAGATGTGAACTCATCGGTTGGTGCAGTGGTCACCCCAACTGCCGCCTTCATCACGGCCAGTGGCAGTGGTGCAGACATCCAGCTCCAGCTGTGGCAGCTGTGCGGCACCCGCGTTACGCTAGAGGCAACGTGGAGGGTGCCGGCGCTCGCCGGCTtcgcggtggaggagatcCTGACGCTGCCCGGCACCCAGGACGTGGCgttgctgcggcaccacaacAGCATCCTTGAGGTGAACCTTTCGGctctgcgcagcgcgtgcgcgtacCGCAGCAGTGTCACGGGCAACGCGTTCCTATCacgcgcgtggcggtggtccgcgcacgagcagctgaccgcctgcgccgtcaaggatgcgctgctgtACGCCGGAACTGAGGGGGGCGCGGTGCTCATGTGGGACCTGCGCAGGCCAAcatccaccgccgccgccgccggtccGTGCGgcgggccgccaccgctgtgcaGTGCCGCGCTCAAGACGCCAATCACGGGCTTGTACGCGCCGTACGCGACCGGCTTCATCACGTGCGACGCCAGCGGTGGGGTACGGGACTGGCGAGAGCGGGGTGAGACAGGCAAGGGCGACAACCAGaacgaggaggccgaggaaGGCGCCCTGCGCGACGTGGCCGGCATggcggcgtcagcagcggcagcggcgacccAGTTCCCGTACCGCTCGCGTGCGCCGGTGGAGATGCCAACCGGTGAAGAGGGCTGCGTCGCCCTCGACGGCCACGACAActtcgccgccgtggtgaGTGAGTGCGGCCGTCTGTGTCTCTACTTCTGCGACTAATCGGTGAGAGGGCCGGagagcgcctccgccgtgtCGCTGGCGtgaggcgtgtgcgtcggTGCCCCCGCGTGGGGTGGCGCGATGACGACGCTGGTGTTGAGGAGACTgtgttcccccccccgctcgTAGGCAGTGGTGGGTTGTGCCGCACATAAGCAAACAGAAGAGCAGTTCAAATCCGTAGCAGTGTGTAACGCCGCGTGCGAAGTAGCCGACGCGCCACCCCCGCGTGTCATGCCCCTGCCCCCGTCTACTCCTcacgcctccccctcacacacccCTGCTTTTCAGCGCGAGTCCCAATTTCGCCGCCGCACAACGTGAGCACCAACGCCCTTCCACtgccacccacacacacaacagcaatgcgccgagCCAGCTGTcggagagcacggccgctgcctcaACTCGCGCCCTCgccatgccggccgccaccgggtgcgtctccccctcgcggtggcgcccaggctccccacaccagtgggcggtgtgtgagggccgggggtgggaggcgccCGCGTCACGGTGACACCCTGCTCACCATGTGGATGGTACAGATAGTGCTCACTCTCGCGGGTCACTCCGATGCAGCGTCATCCAGggccccaccgccgacaccagcagcgatgcatcgctctgacctccctctcctgcggcGTAGGCACCTGACCCCGTCACTACCAGAAGTGGTTCTGGCGTTtggcagggggtgggggaggaggctgcctgGCCTCATTTTGGCGCGGGCCCaagcgccccctcccccacggaGGGGGGAAAAGGAGTACGGCACTCAGGGTTCCCGAGTCATCACTGACCTCAGTACTAACTGAGCCTGTGAGTGCTTAACTTCACAAATCGGACGGGATATGGTGTTTTCACTCAAGTGTGGTCGTACTCGAAAgacgggcgaggaggcgacgctCGCTGGTGGGGGATTGGTGGCGGCGGAAAAAAGTACGCAAACGGAAGGGTTCGAACCTTCGCGTGAGATCACACCTGCTTAGCAGGCAGGCGCCTTAACCACTCGGCCACGTTTGCTACACGCCACGGCGCTAAAAAGACAACAGGTAACAGTTCCTACGATCTCGGTGCGCCGTTGACCGTGGACCGACTGCCGGTGGGCTTGGCACGCCTGGGCGgggtggaggcggggggaAGCGGTGGGGAAGAAGCGGGCGGATGGGGCGGTCATGggcgaagaggcggcggcgacgcgcgcgtgGAAGTTGTTGCCAAGGCCCGCTTTGGCATTGAAGGTGGGGGTGGGAAAGGTCGGGAAAGTGCAGACACGCCTCGCCGTGCGCACCGTCCTCGGGATGCAGCTGgacaccacgcacaccgcAAGTGTGGTGTCACGGTACTTTCGGATCTCTCCATGCTACTTGATAGAGCCGAGCGGACGGGGCAgtgccaccccacccacacgcgcgccagACATACACGGCGGTTCACGGAATACATACAAAGAACGGCGAGGGGCGCCCGCTCAGAAAGAAAGTCTGTACATGAGAAACGAGCAAAGGACGAGCGCCACCGCAAGACaacggcacgcacgcgcgatggggagggggaggacgggcagacacacccacgcgcacgtgcgtgtgtgcaccggGGTCTGCATTGCCCCTTTGCCTCTAGGCTCTGGCGCGCGAGCGCGCTGTCCGCgtccccgcacacacacggcagATACACACGAGTATtttcgcacacacacacagacgcgcagaGGTCATTCTCTCCTCTTGTGCCGCCATTGCGTTACTGAccggcgcgcagcaccgccagctcctcctccgccttgccgcgcagcacctcgttgctgccgctgttcaAGGCGACGTtgcccagcagctgctccgcctcctcccactGCTGCAACTCCAtcagcgcgtgtgcgaggtGGTACTGCGTCGACGGCAAGATGGCATCAACAGCGCCACCCTTGCCAGACACtagcgcggcagcgcggcgcaggcaCAGCACGCTCAGCCGCGGAAATCGCGCAGTGCCCAGCAGGGTGCGGCCGAGCTCAGCCCACAACGGGGCGTCCTCCAGGTTTAGggtcagcagctgctgcaccacctcctccactccGACattgtgcagctgcactgcCAGCAGAGCGAGGTAGGCCCATGTGCGTGGGTTGGCCGGGTTCAGCGTGTTGCTCTCCTGCAGGCACTcctccgccggcagcagGTCGCCAGCGCGGTAGTaggcaacgccggcgccgagcCACAACACCGAGCTGCTCGGCCacacctgcagcgcgagcgTAACGACGCCTAGCGCGTCCCGGTAGCGACCCTCCATCAGGAGCAAGTTGCACAGATGCAGGTAGGCGGACAAGTAGTGCATGCTTTCAGCCTCTGTGATGCGCTggtccagcagcgcctgcgctgAGCTTGCCGCGCCACTCTTGCCAGCCATCCCGAAGGACTGCACCTCCCGAAGCTGCGCCTGCCAGTGTGCTGTCAGGGACGCGAGGTACGGAGGCGCCGTGGGCGGCTCGCCGCGGCACAGGACCTGCTTGTACACCCTCACAGCATCGGACGGACGCCcgagcgcggcggtgcactcggcgcgcagcagcgcacactCGTCTACAAGACGCTGCTCCGCTGCAGAGACAGATGTGTGCGCACCGGACGGCGTGTCGATCTCGTCCAGTGTCCtgagcgcctcctcgtacTGCCCACCCTGCGTGAACAGACGCGCGTACAGCAGCTCCACCTGCAGCTCCCCAGGTCGGCAACGTGCCAAGCACACATTCGCCAAATCGCGGTGGTGCAGGTTCACGAGGTATGTCGCCACCTCCAAGTACattccctcctcctcagcgtcCTGCTCCGATGGTGCGGGAGGAGGTGTCGGGACGGAGTCGTTGGCCGGGCCGCTGCTCCCCGAAAGCCCTCCGTTGTCGGCACCCCCGGTGGCGTGGCTCGCGCTCACAGCGCCAcactccgccgccttccgCAGCGCCAGACGCTGCTCCCTGCGCCActtctgctgcaccaccgccgcgtcgggGCTGCCAACGCGGAC
Above is a window of Leishmania mexicana MHOM/GT/2001/U1103 complete genome, chromosome 21 DNA encoding:
- a CDS encoding putative DnaJ protein produces the protein MVRETELYEVLNVSVEADEHEIKRSYRRLALKYHPDKNTGDEAAADMFKKVSNAYEVLSDPEKRQVYDKYGKEGLERGMGEGGGFHDATDIFSMFFGGGARERGEPKPKDIVHELEVKLDDLYNGATKKVMISRNRFCGTCEGSGLKPGGKRTTCAQCRGRGVLLRTQQVFPGFHHQVQMHCPACGGEGEIVAASDLCTGCRGKRAVREKSVLEVHIDRGASKSDHFTFTGEGNQEPGIRLSGDVLVFLRVRPHPVFHRINDHLMMRSSITLQEALCGFEVPIEHLDGRQLVIKTSPGQVVHSESAWSVYNEGMPVKGTGGLQKGRLFIYFDVEWPETLPKEQIGKIVTALNVPEKPGKLGGHVVELTEYKAAGKFKGGKNGKRGGATGSRSAGAGRGRGAARGSQVYAEEDEFEDVTDDDDNEQQQQQYFRAGPQGFNGNTQTVECAQQ